One genomic window of Hymenobacter sp. J193 includes the following:
- a CDS encoding DUF2911 domain-containing protein, whose amino-acid sequence MKNFLRFGLLSTLWLACLLLSFDSLAQAKKPEDKSKRPSPPAAATAKTPAGTITIDYSRPSVKGRKVFGELVPLGQVWRTGANEATTFTVDKNVLVQGQALPAGKYALFSIPGEQEWTIIFNKVPDQWGAYEYKQDQDALRVKVPAKTAATPTEQLTFQVNKSGKVTLLWEKAQVDFVVSAAK is encoded by the coding sequence ATGAAAAATTTCCTTCGCTTCGGGCTGCTGTCCACGCTTTGGCTGGCCTGCCTGCTGCTGTCGTTTGACAGCTTGGCGCAAGCCAAAAAGCCCGAAGACAAGTCCAAGCGCCCGAGCCCGCCCGCGGCGGCCACGGCCAAAACTCCGGCCGGCACCATCACCATCGACTACAGCCGCCCATCGGTGAAGGGCCGCAAGGTGTTTGGCGAGCTGGTGCCGCTGGGCCAGGTGTGGCGCACCGGGGCTAATGAGGCCACCACGTTCACGGTCGATAAAAACGTGCTGGTGCAGGGCCAGGCACTGCCCGCCGGCAAGTATGCGCTGTTTTCCATTCCCGGAGAGCAGGAGTGGACCATCATCTTCAACAAAGTACCCGACCAGTGGGGCGCCTACGAATACAAGCAGGACCAGGACGCTCTACGCGTGAAAGTACCCGCCAAAACCGCCGCTACGCCTACCGAACAGCTCACGTTCCAGGTAAATAAGTCCGGCAAGGTCACGCTGCTCTGGGAAAAGGCCCAGGTAGATTTCGTGGTGAGTGCGGCCAAGTAG
- a CDS encoding lipopolysaccharide assembly protein LapB produces the protein MKILLLLCLLLPGIIRAQGRRQPTPEQLSRPAGTINEQPRFGGQPKNAAQLAFDAEFIQDALRRSNSSARATALMHVGFGWRYLQANNPITAIKRFNQAWLLDSTLADVYYGFSAFLQQQKRVLEAEQYRRMGQRHDVDNQSLIRYYSNLAYGHAHRREYAEAIAINEKILGLDANNSYAYAWSGRWYMQQDTAKARAYLTRAVQLNPQDSTSFLNRGWLSFGQKRYPAAIADYSEAIRLNPRYISAYANRALAYTEQQNYAAAIADWQSCLKLVPPREKAPLFGTIGELKLKMNDQSGGCESLRMALQWGLDPAPEKQVRKLIKENCR, from the coding sequence ATGAAGATTCTGCTTCTGCTTTGCCTGCTGCTTCCCGGCATAATCCGGGCCCAGGGACGGCGCCAACCCACGCCGGAGCAATTGTCCCGGCCGGCGGGCACCATCAACGAGCAGCCCCGCTTTGGCGGTCAGCCCAAAAACGCGGCCCAATTGGCATTTGACGCAGAGTTTATCCAGGATGCATTGCGCCGTAGCAACAGCAGTGCCCGGGCAACAGCCCTGATGCATGTTGGTTTTGGCTGGAGGTATTTGCAGGCTAATAATCCTATTACGGCTATTAAGCGCTTCAACCAGGCCTGGCTGCTGGACTCGACGCTGGCCGATGTGTACTACGGGTTCAGCGCCTTTTTGCAGCAGCAAAAGCGGGTACTGGAGGCTGAACAATACCGACGAATGGGTCAGCGGCACGACGTAGATAACCAAAGCCTCATCCGCTACTACAGTAACTTGGCCTACGGGCACGCTCATCGCCGGGAGTATGCCGAGGCAATTGCCATCAATGAGAAAATTCTCGGGCTGGATGCCAACAATTCCTATGCCTACGCTTGGTCGGGCCGTTGGTACATGCAGCAGGACACCGCCAAAGCCCGCGCCTACCTCACCCGCGCCGTGCAGCTTAATCCGCAGGACTCAACTTCCTTCCTGAACCGGGGCTGGCTTTCCTTCGGCCAGAAGCGCTACCCCGCCGCCATTGCCGATTATTCGGAGGCTATCCGGCTGAACCCGCGCTATATCAGCGCCTACGCCAACCGGGCCCTGGCCTACACCGAGCAGCAAAACTATGCCGCCGCCATTGCCGACTGGCAATCCTGCCTGAAGCTGGTGCCGCCCCGCGAAAAAGCCCCGCTGTTTGGCACTATCGGTGAGCTTAAGCTGAAAATGAATGACCAATCCGGCGGGTGTGAAAGTCTGCGCATGGCGCTGCAGTGGGGCCTCGACCCAGCACCGGAAAAGCAGGTCCGCAAGCTGATCAAGGAGAACTGCCGCTGA
- a CDS encoding tryptophan 2,3-dioxygenase family protein, producing MSSPTSVSPEEFSPAVLEQLRRLQQKYAADGQDLAGYLEGLYYADYVNYWDYIELDTLLSLQRPLTQIPDERIFIIYHQITELYFKLCLCEYEQLGDLQQPTLQEVVLRLGRINRYFENLIDSFDVMVDGMDKQQFLQFRMSLMPASGFQSVQYRMIELASTSLFNLADREKRRLLGEAAAHDELLGCIYWKAGATIEESGAKALTLIQFEEKYTDTLHEHARRFTERNVWSVVQRLPAEDQQHPRLLRALRQLDVSVNVNWPLMHYKSAVRYLERDPTAIAATGGTNWKKYLPPKFQKRIFYPAIWSEQELEDWGKGWVESVLGEQG from the coding sequence ATGTCCTCTCCCACTTCCGTTTCGCCCGAAGAGTTTTCGCCCGCCGTGCTGGAGCAGCTGCGCCGCCTGCAGCAGAAATACGCCGCCGATGGGCAGGACCTGGCCGGCTACCTCGAAGGCCTCTACTACGCCGACTACGTCAACTACTGGGACTACATCGAGCTTGACACGCTGCTGAGTTTGCAGCGCCCCCTCACCCAGATTCCCGACGAGCGGATCTTCATCATCTACCACCAGATTACGGAACTGTACTTCAAACTCTGCCTCTGCGAGTACGAGCAGCTCGGCGACCTGCAGCAGCCCACGCTGCAGGAAGTGGTGCTGCGTCTGGGCCGCATCAACCGCTACTTCGAGAATTTGATTGACTCGTTCGACGTGATGGTGGACGGCATGGACAAGCAGCAGTTTCTGCAGTTTCGCATGAGCCTGATGCCGGCCTCGGGCTTTCAGAGTGTGCAGTACCGCATGATTGAGCTGGCCTCTACCTCGCTCTTCAACCTGGCCGACCGCGAAAAGCGCCGCCTGCTGGGCGAGGCCGCCGCCCATGACGAGCTGCTGGGCTGCATCTACTGGAAAGCCGGCGCCACCATCGAGGAAAGCGGCGCCAAGGCCCTTACACTGATACAGTTCGAGGAAAAGTACACCGACACCCTGCACGAGCACGCCCGCCGCTTCACGGAGCGCAACGTGTGGAGCGTGGTGCAGCGCCTCCCGGCCGAAGACCAGCAGCACCCCCGCCTGCTGCGTGCCCTACGCCAGCTGGATGTGAGCGTGAATGTGAACTGGCCGCTGATGCACTACAAGTCGGCGGTGCGCTACCTGGAGCGCGACCCTACGGCCATTGCGGCCACCGGCGGCACCAACTGGAAGAAATACCTGCCTCCCAAGTTCCAGAAGCGCATCTTCTACCCCGCCATCTGGAGCGAGCAGGAGCTCGAAGACTGGGGCAAGGGCTGGGTGGAAAGCGTGCTGGGCGAGCAGGGGTAA
- the sdaAB gene encoding L-serine ammonia-lyase, iron-sulfur-dependent subunit beta, with amino-acid sequence MAEKSSIFDMIGPVMIGPSSSHTAGVVRIASAAIRILGSLPTHATITFYNSFARTYEGHGSDRAIVAGLLGYATDDVRIREAFDHAREAGLQYTFQSVGNASTMHPNTIKLQLRDERTGHAVEVVGQSRGGGVIRIVEVDGFPSDFSASLHTLIIDAADVPGSIAFIASVIAHDDCNIATMFVSRKGKHELARQFIETDSGLKDITLEYLRQLSWVQHVTYIPSLD; translated from the coding sequence ATGGCAGAGAAAAGCAGCATTTTTGATATGATCGGGCCGGTGATGATCGGGCCCAGCTCCTCGCACACGGCCGGCGTGGTGCGTATTGCCAGCGCCGCCATCCGCATTCTGGGCTCTTTGCCCACGCACGCCACCATCACCTTCTACAACTCCTTTGCCCGCACCTACGAGGGCCACGGCTCCGACCGCGCCATTGTGGCCGGGCTGCTGGGCTACGCCACCGACGACGTGCGCATCCGCGAGGCCTTCGACCACGCCCGCGAGGCCGGCCTGCAGTACACGTTTCAGAGCGTGGGCAATGCCTCCACCATGCACCCCAACACCATTAAGCTGCAGCTGCGCGATGAGCGTACCGGCCACGCGGTGGAAGTAGTGGGCCAGAGCCGGGGCGGGGGCGTCATCCGCATTGTGGAGGTAGATGGGTTTCCGTCCGATTTCTCGGCTTCCCTGCACACGCTCATCATTGACGCAGCCGATGTTCCGGGCTCCATTGCCTTCATTGCCTCGGTCATTGCCCACGACGACTGCAACATTGCCACCATGTTTGTGAGTCGCAAAGGCAAGCACGAGCTGGCCCGGCAGTTCATCGAAACCGACTCCGGCCTGAAAGATATTACCCTCGAGTACCTGCGCCAGCTAAGCTGGGTGCAGCACGTTACCTACATTCCCAGCCTCGACTAA
- a CDS encoding TolC family protein, with protein sequence MKHLYWLLSAGLLATPAMAQTTSPAQPPAGAVPAAPAGAWTLQRAVDHALQNNLDVRQTQLSANLSEATLRQSRSALLPTAGANASQSWNFGTSLDPLTNEFITQTIRSNNFSLSSQVTLFSGFQLRNTIKQNALTLEAGRNDVDKARNDLALNVASQYLQLVLAEELVRANQTRVNSAEQQIERTRKLLRAGAVAESNLLDAQAQQASDQTNVITAENQRDIARLQLIQLMNLTGAEAESFQIDVPQLPDPDDEAPLTLNLDETYRTAESTLPEVKAADQRVRASSLGVDVARGAYYPRLTFSAGIFTGYSSARSSFIPTGEVDYNYAPVFIYDPTAPGSVPVPTQFVTGVAQPRFDVKPTAFSNQIKDNLGKQLQFNLNVPILNGFQARINMQRAQVSVQQAQLRADQTRLTLRQSIQQAYADARAAQRRYVAAKRQVEALTTAYRNAEIRFNNGLLNGTEFNISKNNLTAAESSMIQAKYEFIFRRKVLDFYQGRPISL encoded by the coding sequence ATGAAACATCTGTATTGGTTGCTAAGTGCCGGCCTGCTGGCTACGCCGGCAATGGCTCAAACTACCTCGCCCGCCCAGCCGCCCGCCGGCGCTGTGCCGGCCGCGCCCGCCGGAGCCTGGACGCTGCAGCGCGCCGTGGACCACGCCCTGCAAAACAACCTGGATGTGCGCCAGACGCAGCTGTCGGCCAATCTGAGCGAGGCCACGCTCCGTCAGAGCCGGTCCGCCCTGCTGCCCACCGCCGGGGCCAACGCCTCCCAGTCCTGGAACTTCGGCACCAGCCTCGACCCGCTCACCAACGAGTTCATTACCCAGACGATTCGCTCGAACAACTTTTCCCTGTCTTCGCAGGTGACGTTGTTTTCGGGCTTTCAGCTGCGCAATACCATCAAGCAGAACGCCCTGACGCTGGAAGCCGGCCGCAACGACGTGGATAAGGCCCGCAACGACCTGGCCCTGAACGTGGCCTCGCAGTACCTGCAGCTGGTGCTTGCCGAGGAGCTGGTGCGGGCCAACCAAACGCGCGTGAACAGTGCCGAGCAACAGATTGAGCGCACCCGCAAGCTGCTGCGCGCCGGAGCCGTGGCCGAAAGCAACCTGCTCGACGCCCAGGCCCAGCAGGCCTCCGACCAGACCAACGTCATTACGGCCGAAAACCAGCGCGACATTGCCCGCCTGCAGCTGATTCAGTTGATGAACCTGACCGGGGCGGAGGCTGAAAGCTTCCAGATTGACGTGCCCCAGCTGCCTGACCCCGACGACGAAGCCCCGCTGACGCTGAACCTGGACGAAACGTACCGCACGGCCGAAAGCACCCTGCCCGAGGTGAAGGCCGCCGACCAGCGCGTGCGGGCCAGCAGCCTGGGCGTGGATGTGGCCCGCGGCGCCTACTACCCGCGCCTTACGTTTTCGGCCGGCATCTTCACGGGGTATTCCTCGGCCCGTTCTTCCTTTATCCCGACCGGAGAAGTGGATTACAACTACGCCCCGGTATTCATCTACGACCCTACCGCGCCGGGCTCCGTACCGGTGCCTACGCAGTTTGTGACGGGGGTGGCCCAGCCGCGTTTCGATGTGAAGCCCACCGCTTTTTCCAACCAGATCAAGGACAACTTGGGCAAGCAGCTGCAGTTCAACCTGAACGTGCCGATTCTAAACGGCTTTCAGGCCCGCATCAACATGCAGCGGGCGCAGGTTTCGGTGCAGCAGGCCCAGCTCCGGGCCGACCAGACGCGCCTGACGTTGCGCCAGAGCATCCAGCAGGCCTACGCCGACGCCCGGGCCGCCCAGCGCCGCTACGTGGCCGCCAAGCGCCAGGTAGAGGCCCTGACGACGGCCTACCGCAATGCCGAAATCCGCTTCAACAACGGCCTGCTCAACGGCACCGAGTTCAACATCTCGAAGAACAACCTCACGGCTGCCGAGTCGAGCATGATTCAGGCCAAGTACGAGTTTATCTTCCGCCGCAAAGTTCTGGACTTCTACCAGGGCCGCCCCATCAGTCTGTAA
- a CDS encoding efflux RND transporter periplasmic adaptor subunit, which yields MKNNRTLYILIAVLVLLVGGFVVAKKQGWLGAPTGTEVISAKAKAATIVEKVSASGKVQPETEVKISPDVSGEITELYVQEGDSVKKGQLLLRIRPDNYQAMVDQQNAVVGTQRANVGQSQARMQQLIANAKQTELMYRRNASLYKQKVISQADFEASKAAYEASQEEINSARQSIRAAQSQVRSAQAGLDEARRNLDKTTIYAPVSGTISKLNVERGERVVGTSQMAGTEIMRIANLNSMEVRVNVNENDVTNVSLGDSVEVEVDAYASKDEKFRGLVTSIANTAKDALTAEAVTEFEVRIRLLPDSYRHLLRTVNGRVQVPFRPGMTASVDIITERKSNVLTVPLAAVTTRSDSAFAKGGADSDKGGIKVGRGRGGEADAEKAPKADVQEVVFLVKDGKAVLTPVKTGISDFQNIEILSGLAAGNEVVSGPFRAVSKTLKDGELVTVKDAKSINKAAMKAEEPKED from the coding sequence ATGAAAAACAACCGTACGCTGTACATCCTGATAGCAGTATTAGTGCTGCTGGTGGGTGGGTTTGTGGTAGCCAAAAAACAAGGCTGGCTCGGCGCCCCCACGGGCACCGAAGTTATTTCGGCCAAGGCCAAGGCGGCTACCATCGTGGAGAAGGTCAGTGCCTCGGGCAAGGTGCAGCCCGAAACGGAAGTGAAGATTTCGCCCGACGTGTCCGGCGAAATAACCGAGCTCTACGTGCAGGAAGGCGACTCCGTGAAGAAAGGCCAGCTGCTGCTACGCATCCGCCCCGACAACTACCAGGCCATGGTAGACCAGCAGAACGCCGTGGTGGGCACCCAGCGCGCCAACGTGGGCCAGAGCCAGGCCCGCATGCAGCAGCTGATTGCCAACGCCAAGCAAACCGAGCTGATGTACCGCCGCAACGCCTCCCTCTACAAGCAGAAGGTAATTTCACAGGCCGACTTCGAAGCCAGCAAAGCCGCCTACGAGGCCTCGCAGGAAGAAATCAACTCGGCCCGCCAGAGCATTCGGGCAGCCCAGAGCCAGGTGCGCAGCGCCCAGGCCGGCCTGGATGAGGCCCGCCGTAACCTCGACAAAACCACTATCTACGCTCCCGTGAGCGGCACCATCAGCAAGCTGAACGTAGAGCGCGGGGAGCGGGTAGTAGGTACCTCGCAGATGGCTGGCACCGAAATCATGCGCATTGCCAACCTGAACTCCATGGAGGTGCGCGTGAACGTAAACGAAAACGACGTAACCAACGTGAGCCTCGGCGACTCGGTGGAAGTGGAAGTAGATGCCTACGCCAGCAAGGACGAGAAATTCCGGGGCCTGGTCACCAGCATCGCCAACACGGCCAAGGATGCCCTCACGGCTGAAGCCGTAACCGAGTTTGAGGTGCGCATCCGCCTGCTGCCCGATTCTTACCGCCACCTGCTGCGCACGGTCAATGGCCGCGTGCAGGTGCCGTTCCGCCCCGGCATGACGGCCTCCGTCGACATCATCACCGAGCGCAAAAGCAACGTGCTGACGGTGCCGCTGGCCGCCGTTACCACCCGCTCCGACAGCGCCTTTGCCAAGGGCGGGGCCGACAGCGACAAAGGTGGCATCAAGGTAGGCCGGGGCCGTGGAGGTGAGGCCGACGCGGAGAAAGCACCCAAAGCCGACGTGCAGGAGGTCGTTTTCCTGGTGAAAGACGGCAAGGCCGTACTCACGCCCGTGAAAACCGGCATCAGCGACTTCCAGAACATCGAAATCCTGAGTGGCCTGGCTGCGGGCAACGAAGTAGTAAGCGGGCCGTTCCGGGCGGTATCCAAAACGCTCAAGGACGGTGAGCTGGTAACGGTGAAAGATGCCAAGAGCATCAACAAAGCCGCTATGAAGGCCGAAGAGCCCAAAGAAGACTAA
- a CDS encoding NAD(P)H-dependent glycerol-3-phosphate dehydrogenase, with protein MEKIAMIGGGSWATALAKILSENGSHVGWWMRSKDDVQHLQRTRHNRRYLSSVSFDLTRVFPSSDLEAVVREADWLVLAVPAAFVKDVLDKLDRDELRHKRIITAIKGMIPGKNILVTDYVAERFRLPHTQLGVVAGPCHAEEVALEKQSYLTIGSPDHTLAEDFCRLLRNRYVKAHPMDDLDGIEYCAVMKNIIALTSGIAHGLGYGDNFQAVLVSNAVQEMRRFVHALNPQPRDLSASAYLGDLLVTAYSQFSRNRTFGNMIGRGYSVKSAQMEMNMVAEGYYAVKSIHELNKKLLVPMPITSAAYHILYEKISPAVEIELLKEKFK; from the coding sequence TTGGAAAAGATTGCCATGATTGGCGGCGGCTCCTGGGCCACCGCATTAGCCAAAATTCTGTCGGAAAACGGGTCCCACGTAGGATGGTGGATGCGCAGCAAGGACGATGTGCAGCACCTGCAGCGCACTCGTCACAACCGGCGCTACCTCTCGTCGGTTTCCTTCGATCTGACGCGCGTGTTCCCCTCCAGCGACCTAGAAGCGGTGGTTCGTGAAGCCGACTGGTTGGTGCTGGCCGTACCCGCCGCTTTTGTGAAGGACGTACTGGATAAGCTGGACCGCGACGAGCTGCGCCACAAGCGCATCATTACGGCCATCAAGGGCATGATTCCGGGCAAGAATATTCTGGTGACGGACTACGTGGCCGAGCGGTTCCGGCTCCCGCACACCCAGCTGGGCGTGGTGGCCGGCCCCTGCCACGCCGAGGAGGTGGCCCTGGAAAAGCAAAGCTACCTCACCATCGGCTCGCCCGACCACACGCTGGCCGAGGACTTCTGCCGCTTGCTGCGCAACCGCTACGTGAAGGCCCACCCCATGGACGACCTCGACGGGATTGAGTACTGCGCCGTGATGAAGAACATCATTGCCCTTACCAGCGGCATTGCCCACGGCCTGGGCTACGGCGACAACTTCCAGGCGGTGCTGGTGAGCAACGCCGTGCAGGAAATGCGCCGCTTCGTGCACGCCCTCAATCCCCAGCCCCGCGACCTGTCGGCCTCCGCCTATCTCGGCGACCTGCTGGTGACGGCCTACTCGCAGTTTTCGCGCAACCGCACCTTCGGCAACATGATCGGGCGCGGGTACTCCGTGAAGTCGGCGCAGATGGAGATGAACATGGTGGCCGAGGGCTACTACGCCGTGAAAAGCATCCACGAGCTAAACAAGAAGCTGCTGGTGCCTATGCCCATCACCTCCGCTGCGTACCATATTCTCTACGAGAAGATTTCGCCCGCCGTGGAAATTGAGCTGCTCAAGGAGAAGTTTAAGTAG
- a CDS encoding DUF4259 domain-containing protein, which produces MGTWGYRNFDNDTAADFAADFRDQPSEALLLAALATAAEEEEYIDADDASEALAAAEIVAAILGKPSKDFPADLIPVIVKLDAGESEDLRELAQEAVEAVRKQSELQELWAETSDADAWQQELQGLLNRLEEE; this is translated from the coding sequence ATGGGCACCTGGGGATACCGCAACTTCGACAACGACACGGCCGCTGACTTTGCCGCCGACTTCCGCGACCAGCCCAGCGAGGCGCTGCTGCTGGCAGCGCTGGCCACAGCGGCCGAGGAAGAAGAATATATTGACGCCGACGATGCCAGTGAGGCCCTGGCTGCCGCCGAAATTGTGGCCGCTATCTTGGGAAAGCCATCCAAAGACTTCCCCGCCGACTTGATTCCGGTGATTGTGAAGCTCGATGCCGGCGAAAGTGAAGACCTGCGCGAGTTGGCCCAGGAAGCCGTAGAAGCCGTGCGGAAGCAGTCGGAGCTGCAGGAGCTTTGGGCCGAAACCTCCGACGCCGATGCCTGGCAGCAGGAGCTGCAGGGGCTGCTGAACCGTTTGGAGGAGGAATAG
- a CDS encoding EamA family transporter: MPWLVLALLTALSLAFYNFFIKLASEHVPAAVGAVVLQLVAAGLGGLWLLRLKLQGQPLPLSSKGLWLAAAAGLGVGLAEILTFVVFSRGVSSSVGTPVIVGGSVLLTAVLGVVVAREVLTLPQMLGLLLIVGGIALLARGH, translated from the coding sequence ATGCCCTGGCTTGTTCTGGCCCTGCTGACGGCCCTCAGCCTGGCATTCTATAACTTTTTTATCAAGCTGGCCTCCGAGCACGTGCCGGCCGCCGTGGGTGCGGTGGTGCTGCAGCTGGTAGCCGCAGGGCTGGGCGGCTTGTGGCTGCTTAGGCTTAAGCTGCAGGGCCAGCCGCTGCCGCTCTCCAGCAAAGGACTATGGCTGGCCGCCGCGGCCGGGCTGGGCGTGGGCCTGGCCGAAATTCTGACGTTCGTGGTCTTCAGCCGGGGTGTGTCTTCCTCGGTGGGTACGCCCGTCATTGTGGGGGGCTCGGTGCTGCTCACGGCCGTGCTCGGCGTAGTGGTAGCCCGCGAAGTACTGACGCTGCCGCAGATGCTGGGCCTGCTGCTTATTGTAGGCGGCATTGCCCTGCTGGCACGCGGGCACTAA
- a CDS encoding catalase, whose protein sequence is MSTSHENPPQNGHNGSAGNGQHTPADGTGTAVTGSGSSQDERTAEGENAQTLTTRQGHPLTNNQNLRTLGNRGPALLEQYAFLEKISHFDRERVPERVVHARGAGAHGVFEAYGKVGDEPIEKYTRAKLFNTPGKQTPVFVRFSTVGHGGHSPETLRDPRGFAVKFYTEDGNWDLVGNNLKVFFIRDAMKFPDLIHSQKPDPVHNRQTGERIFDFICNTPEAMHMVSFLFSPWGIPANYRQMQGSGVNTYKWVNAAGEAVLVKYHWEPLQGIKNLTAQEAEAIQAKNFNHATQDLFDNIKAGNFPEWELRVQIMSDDEHPELDFDPLDDTKIWPEDQFPHLPVGKMTLNRNPENYFAEVEQSAFGTGVLVDGLDFSDDKMLQGRTFSYSDTQRYRVGTNYLQLPINAPKKHVATNQRDGQMAYHVDSAPGQNNHINYEPSSLNGLKEAPRTAPDHMPQYSGRVVRQTLDRQNNFKQAGERYRLHEDWERDDLISNMVGALADADRKVSDKMVELCTNCDPDWGKRLADGLAAARGGQQSEGGNQYNEGQQREASQQAEEVGHEAKPY, encoded by the coding sequence ATGAGTACTTCCCACGAAAATCCTCCCCAAAACGGCCACAATGGTTCTGCTGGCAACGGTCAGCACACTCCCGCCGATGGCACCGGCACTGCGGTAACGGGCAGCGGCTCTTCTCAGGATGAGCGCACGGCCGAGGGCGAAAACGCTCAGACGCTGACCACCCGCCAGGGCCATCCGCTGACCAACAACCAGAACCTGCGTACCCTCGGCAACCGCGGCCCGGCCTTGCTGGAGCAGTACGCGTTTCTGGAGAAAATCAGTCATTTCGACCGGGAGCGGGTTCCTGAGCGCGTGGTGCACGCCCGCGGCGCCGGCGCCCACGGCGTATTCGAAGCCTACGGCAAAGTAGGGGATGAGCCCATTGAGAAGTACACCCGTGCCAAGCTGTTCAACACCCCCGGCAAGCAGACGCCGGTTTTCGTGCGCTTCAGCACCGTGGGCCACGGCGGCCACTCGCCCGAAACCCTGCGCGACCCCCGCGGCTTCGCGGTGAAGTTCTACACCGAGGACGGCAACTGGGATTTGGTGGGCAACAACCTCAAGGTGTTCTTTATCCGGGACGCCATGAAGTTCCCCGACCTGATTCACTCCCAGAAGCCTGACCCGGTTCACAACCGCCAGACGGGGGAGCGGATTTTCGACTTTATCTGCAACACCCCGGAGGCCATGCACATGGTTTCCTTCCTGTTTTCGCCCTGGGGCATTCCGGCCAACTACCGCCAGATGCAGGGCTCGGGCGTGAACACCTACAAGTGGGTGAATGCCGCCGGTGAAGCCGTGCTGGTGAAGTACCACTGGGAGCCGCTGCAGGGCATTAAGAACCTGACGGCCCAGGAAGCCGAAGCCATTCAGGCCAAGAACTTCAACCACGCTACCCAGGACCTGTTCGACAACATCAAGGCCGGCAACTTCCCCGAGTGGGAGCTGCGCGTGCAGATCATGAGCGACGACGAGCACCCGGAGCTGGACTTCGACCCGCTGGATGACACCAAGATCTGGCCTGAGGACCAGTTCCCGCACCTGCCCGTGGGCAAGATGACGCTCAACCGCAACCCCGAAAACTACTTCGCCGAGGTGGAGCAGTCGGCCTTCGGTACCGGCGTGCTGGTGGATGGACTGGACTTTTCCGACGACAAGATGCTGCAGGGTCGCACCTTCTCGTACTCGGATACCCAGCGCTACCGTGTGGGCACCAACTACCTGCAGTTGCCCATTAACGCGCCCAAAAAGCACGTGGCCACGAACCAGCGCGACGGCCAGATGGCCTACCACGTGGACTCCGCGCCCGGGCAGAACAACCACATCAACTACGAGCCCAGCTCCCTCAACGGCCTGAAGGAAGCGCCCCGCACCGCCCCCGACCACATGCCCCAGTACAGCGGCCGCGTGGTGCGCCAGACCCTCGACCGGCAGAACAACTTCAAGCAGGCCGGGGAGCGGTACCGCCTGCACGAAGACTGGGAGCGGGACGACCTGATCAGCAACATGGTGGGCGCCCTGGCCGATGCCGACCGCAAGGTGAGCGACAAGATGGTGGAGCTGTGCACGAACTGCGACCCGGACTGGGGCAAGCGCCTCGCCGATGGTCTGGCGGCGGCTCGCGGCGGTCAGCAGAGTGAAGGCGGGAACCAGTACAACGAAGGCCAGCAGCGCGAAGCCTCGCAGCAGGCTGAGGAAGTAGGCCACGAAGCCAAGCCCTACTAA
- a CDS encoding Maf family nucleotide pyrophosphatase, whose protein sequence is MDESFPAHLRRAEIAEFLAAHKASAYRVELAPDEVLLTADTIVCLDEQVLNKPQDEEEAVRMLTQLQGRAHDVYTGVCLLTGTGHQVVFSDQTQVHFRALSEAEIRFYVQRYQPLDKAGAYGAQDWIGLAAVTRLEGSYFNVMGLPVHRVWEELTKLAPGLLPC, encoded by the coding sequence CTGGATGAATCCTTCCCGGCCCACCTGCGCCGCGCCGAAATAGCCGAGTTCCTGGCCGCCCACAAAGCCAGCGCCTACCGCGTCGAGCTGGCGCCCGACGAAGTGCTGCTCACCGCCGACACCATCGTGTGCCTAGACGAGCAGGTACTCAACAAGCCCCAGGATGAGGAAGAGGCCGTGCGCATGCTTACCCAGCTGCAGGGCCGTGCCCACGACGTGTACACCGGCGTGTGCCTGCTTACCGGCACGGGCCACCAGGTTGTGTTTTCCGACCAGACGCAGGTGCATTTCCGCGCCCTCAGCGAAGCCGAAATCCGCTTCTACGTGCAGCGCTACCAGCCGCTTGATAAAGCCGGGGCCTACGGGGCCCAGGACTGGATTGGGCTGGCCGCGGTAACCCGTCTGGAGGGCTCTTACTTCAACGTGATGGGGCTGCCGGTACACCGCGTATGGGAAGAACTGACGAAGCTGGCCCCCGGCCTTCTGCCCTGCTAA